Genomic DNA from Paenibacillus donghaensis:
TTTTTTGAGATGAATGAATATGACGTTAACGCTGCCGTAACAAGAATTAAACCCCTACCTGATGATACAGAGTCTTGTGGAGCTTTATATATTCATGAAGCTGAGGAAATGGCTCATGTTATTATGAATACAGTTAAGGGACAAGAGAAATCCTCGTTGATTAGACTTGCTTACACAATAAGTTTCAGAAAAGCCAGCCTACTTGCATTAACATGGGATGATATAATTAGACATAGCTCAGGCAATTACTATGTTGTCACCACGATTGGCAAAGGTGGAAAGAAACATGAGATGTCCATCTCTAATGCTTTATATGAAGAGTTGCTTAAGATAAAAGAACAAAATTATTACCAAAGATACTCAGATAATAAGATATTCCATTTGAGTACTAGAACAATCCAAGACATGATGAACTATTTAAAGGATAAACTTCAGATATCTAAAGAACGGAACGTGGTGTTTCACAGTTTTAGGAACGTAGCATCTATGTTTGGTACATTGGAAGAAGCAAAACAACATTATAACCACTCTTCTATTGTTGTAACTGAAAAAAGTTACCGTCATAAGAATAAGGATTTAAGCAATAGTATTAGTTTAAGAATAGACGAAAAAGTTGATTTCTCTATTTTTGAAGAATTAACTAAGGAACAATTGATACATTTAGTTAGTGATCTGGATATCGGAACGTTATTGAGTTTAAAGAAACATGCTGAAGGTATGATTGAAGAATCTAATGTCGTGAATCACGACTTTTAAATTTTTAAACTCGGTTAAACCTAGTTTCCCCCTATGAAGGGGAATACTTATTCGTTTTGTAACGAAATACTTATTAACTTTTAAGTTAGAAAGTCAATGTGGACAA
This window encodes:
- a CDS encoding tyrosine-type recombinase/integrase, whose product is MEAVTNNLVGLQVGSVWEDIQTFIGQFNSKNTQNNYIRSIEHFFMFHANKELSELTASDIHIRNADILKYKALLQKHEAEYTNTSINNNVAAIQSLYSFFEMNEYDVNAAVTRIKPLPDDTESCGALYIHEAEEMAHVIMNTVKGQEKSSLIRLAYTISFRKASLLALTWDDIIRHSSGNYYVVTTIGKGGKKHEMSISNALYEELLKIKEQNYYQRYSDNKIFHLSTRTIQDMMNYLKDKLQISKERNVVFHSFRNVASMFGTLEEAKQHYNHSSIVVTEKSYRHKNKDLSNSISLRIDEKVDFSIFEELTKEQLIHLVSDLDIGTLLSLKKHAEGMIEESNVVNHDF